A stretch of Lathyrus oleraceus cultivar Zhongwan6 chromosome 6, CAAS_Psat_ZW6_1.0, whole genome shotgun sequence DNA encodes these proteins:
- the LOC127097296 gene encoding 40S ribosomal protein S11 yields MAEQTEKAYLKQPKVFLCSKKSGKGKRPGKGGNRFWKSVGLGFKTPKEAIEGTFIDKKCPFTGNVSIRGRIIARTCHSAKMNRTIIVRRNYLHFIKKYQRYEKRHSNIPAHVSPAFRVKEGDHVIIGQCRPLSKTVRFNVLKVIPAGSSSGAKKAFSGI; encoded by the exons ATGGCTGAACAA ACTGAGAAGGCTTATCTCAAACAACCCAAAGTGTTTTTATG CTCGAAGAAATCTGGTAAGGGGAAGAGGCCCGGTAAAGGTGGAAATCGCTTCTGGAAATCTGTTGGTCTTGGATTCAAGACCCCCAAAGAAGCCATCGAAG GAACCTTTATTGACAAGAAGTGTCCATTCACTGGCAATGTTTCCATCCGTGGTCGTATCATAGCCAGAACCTGTCACAGTGCCAAAATGAATCGGACTATTATTGTCAGGAGGAATTATCTTCACTTCATTAAGAAATATCAGAG GTATGAGAAGAGGCATTCCAACATTCCAGCTCATGTGTCACCTGCCTTCCGTGTTAAGGAAGGTGATCATGTCATTATTGGTCAATGCAG GCCACTCTCCAAGACAGTGAGGTTCAATGTATTGAAAGTCATCCCAGCTGGATCATCCAGTGGTGCAAAGAAGGCATTTTCTGGCATATGA
- the LOC127093708 gene encoding heat shock 70 kDa protein 3 — protein SMVLMKIREIAEAYLGSAIKNVVVTVPAYFVDSQRQATKDVGVIAGLNVMRIINESTAAAITYGLDKKSTSVGEKNVLIFDLGGGTFDVSLLTIEEGIFEVKATAGDTHLGGEDFDNKMVNHFVQEFKRKNKKDISGNPRALRRLRTACERAKITLSSTAQTTIEIDSLFEGIDFYSPINSHYYYSF, from the coding sequence TCAATGGTTCTGATGAAGATTCGTGAGATTGCTGAAGCTTACCTTGGCTCTGCAATTAAGAATGTCGTTGTTACTGTCCCTGCTTACTTTGTTGATTCTCAGCGTCAAGCTACCAAGGATGTTGGTGTTATTGCTGGTCTTAATGTCATGCGAATCATCAATGAGTCCACTGCTGCTGCCATCACATATGGGCTAGACAAGAAATCAACAAGTGTTGGTGAAAAGAATGTCTTGATTTTTGACCTTGGTGGTGGTACTTTTGATGTCTCTTTGCTTACTATTGAAGAGGGTATCTTTGAGGTGAAAGCCACTGCCGGAGACACCCATCTTGGAGGTGAGGATTTTGATAATAAAATGGTGAACCATTTTGTTCAAGAGTTCAAGAGAAAGAACAAGAAGGACATCAGCGGTAACCCTAGGGCACTCAGGCGATTGAGGACTGCATGTGAGAGGGCGAAAATAACTCTTTCATCTACTGCCCAGACTACCATTGAAATTGACTCTCTATTTGAGGGAATTGATTTCTACTCCCCTATCAACTCTCATTATtattattcattttaa